CGGCTGAGGACATGGGTTTGAGACTGCTGAGCTTCTGAATGTGGAGGCGGCGGGATCGAAGCCGCTACGGGTGGATCCGCCCCCACTCGGGACCAGGGCACGCCACCCGTTTTCCCCGACTACAAATCGTCTGACACCTTTCCCGGAACACCCGCCCAGGCTCGATCGTTCCCTCGAGAACCTCCGGCAGGAGCTCGCGGATGTAAGCGCGCACTGGAGCTGGGCCACCACCGACGATCACGTTCTTGAAGAACATCTGCTCAGCGCGCGCGCCGGTAGTGCATGGCGACCGCGCCGCCGCGGAGCGGCTTCGCCGAGACCAGCTCGAGCCGTCGCGTGCTGGGCAGCCCGCTCTGGTACAGGGTCGGGCCGTGGCCGACGATCCTGGGGTGGATGAGGAACTTGTACTCGTCGATCAGATCCAGCCGGTCCAGCTCGGTCGCGAGCTTGCCGCTACCGAGGAGCACGCCGGCCGGGGTCGCGTCCTTGAGCTTCTGCACGCCCGTGCGCAGGTCGCCGACGATGTGGTGGCTGTTGGTCCACGGGAAGTCCTTTCGCGTCGACGACACCACGTACTTCGGCTTGGCATCCAGCTTGACCGCCCACTCGCGCATCGCCGGCGGCGCCTCCTCATCGCCGCGGGCGACCGCCGGCCAGTAGCTCTCCATCATCTCGTAGGTGACGCGGCCCCACAGCATCGCCCCGCCCTCGTCCATGAGGCGGGTGAAGAAGGCGTGTGTCTCGTCGTCGGCGATTCCCTCCTGGTGGTCGACACAGCCGTCCAGGGTGACGTTGATGCTGAAGGTCAAGAGTCCCATGCGGCGAGTCTAAGCCATACACTCCTGGCGATGGAACGGCAGGCCGTCGCAGAACTTGTCGCTGAGGATGTGCGCCAGGAGCGAAGGTGTCGCGAGCGCGCGCGGCAGGATCTGCGGCGGCAGCGGTGCGGTCACGATCGTCGGCTCGGCAGTGTCCGCCGCGCCGGCGTCGCGTCGGCGGGACCGCGACGGAGCCTCGAGATCGATGCCATCGAGCAGGTCGTCGAGCGCTCGCCCGAGAGGGTGTCAAAAAACTTGAGCAGCACGAGCCCGAGAGGGTGTCAAAGAACTTGAGCAGCACGAGCTACGGAAGCTACCAACCGGGCCGCCCCCCGGGGGTGTTCCCGAGGAAGAGGGGAGGGTGGCCTCCCTGGGCGTCAGGAAAGCCCTCACCGCGAGGACCATCCTCCGCCACCCGGCCCCGCGCCGGGGGACTCAACCTGGGGGACACTCCCCAGAGGAGCCAACGTGATGACCGAAGAAGAGATGGAGAACCACTTCAAGCACCGCTTCGCGGGTACGGAACTCTTCCTGGAAAAGCAGGTGGAGGAGGGTGGGGTTCGGGGCTGGGCCATCCGATCCAAGGACGATGAGACCTGGATCCACTTCCAACTCCGCTTCGAATGGGAGTTCGTCGTCGCGACGGACTTTGACAAGTACCGACCTATCTCCGGGTACGTGGCCATGTGGTCGCGCGAGCTGGGCGTCATCGAGGCGGAAATCGCCCTTCCCACGCAGTTGCCCGGTGACCACCCCTTTACCCACGTGCTCCATCGGTTGGGCCGTCCCCCTCTGGGTGAGGACATCCAATCCCTGGAGATAACCTTTCCCTCGGAGTCGAACGCGCCACGAGTGTCCCTGCGTTTCGCATCAGATGCACTGCGCGTGTGGCGCAAGACGGGCGTCAACGTCATGGATACAGAGACAACAAGCCTCTTCGGAAGAGCGCTCATCCCGTGCCTGCGGATCGAGGGGTTGTCCTTGGCTTCGGAAGGCGAGGCCAATGCGCAGTTAGAGGCGTTCGGCAACGGAGCCTTGTTGGAACTTGAGCGGCAAACGGACAGCGCTGCCCGACTCCAGGCCTACCGGCCCTTCAGGTTTCGACTTGACTTTGGTCTACCGTCGACGGCGTTGGGGCCCGTCACCTTGACTCCGGACGCGGCGCCCCTGAATCTGTACATGCACGCGCGACTGGAGACAAACAACCTCGCCGCTCGGTTTCTCGGGTTCTACCAGACGCTGGAGTACTTCTTTACCAGGTATGGGAAGGGAAACGAGAAGGTCCTGTTCAAAAAGACCCTCGAGGACTTGGTGACGGCTGAGGAACTCCGGGCATTCATTGGGCAGAACAAAGAACTGCGTGCGTTCTACGCCAAGCCGGAAATGCCCATCGTTGGCGAGCACATTCACATCACGCACACCGAGCGAGACCTCCTGCAGGACACCATGGATCGCCTCTACCAGCTCAGGTGCCGCATCGTTCACACGAAGGAGAGGGCTGAAAGCGAGGTCTTCGTCCCGTTCGCCGCGGAGGTCTTTGAACTGGGACCAGACGTTGAACTCATCCAGTTCCTCGCGCGGCGCGCACTCGTGGAGCACCAGCGCCCTGTAGGCGCCGGCGGAAAGAACAGGTAGGCTCGAACATATGACGCGTTCAGTGTCGGCCCTGGTTCTCGTCGTTCTCTGCACGGCATGCCCCGAGACGTGGCGCAAGGGTGGCCGCATCGACCGGGCCCTGGCGAAGGACGTGAAGGCCGAATGGCGGGATCGGCAACTTCCTTCCCACTGCGCCCTTTCCGAGGAGGAGTGGGAGGAGCAGTGTGCTGGCAGTGAGGACTGGGAGGAATCAAACCCCTGCCATCGTGCGTGTGAGCCCTAGCATGCGAGGGGACGGACGGATCCGGACATGGCTCGCGGTCCTCGGGAGCCTCCTCTTGCCCGTGCCGCTGGTCTGGCTCTTCGTCTCCCTGCCTGGGGGATATTCCATGCGCACGGCACAGACACCGGCACTCACTCTCGTTCCCATGCTCCCGCCCGCGGAGCGGGAAGGCACGCTCACCTACGGCCGGGAATGCCGTACCCATGACGATTGTGATTCCCAACTGCGCTGCTTTTCGAGTCTGACGCTGGAATCCCGCTACTGCATGGACAGCGACTGCGTGGTCGACAAACACTGTCCGGAAGGCTTCTCCTGTCAGACCTATCCCGTGCGCCAACGGCCGGAGTTGATCCGGATCTGCTCGGTGGTGGGCCGCAGGCAGGAGGGAGAGCTGTGCTCGGAGTGGACTCGAGATCCGGAGCGTGGCTGTGAGCGGGGGCTGCTCTGCCATACGCGCTGTGGCCGTCCTTGCGATCCGGACGATCCCTCCACCTGCCCAGAAGGATTCTTCTGTGAAAAGGCCCGTGCGGGCGCGGCCTGCCAGCCCACCTGCGAGGGACGCGCCTGCCCCGAGGGAGAGCGATGTATCGGCGTGGGAGGAAAACGTTCCATCTGCGCGCGCGTTCATGGAAAGGACTGTCAATCCGAGCCCTGTGCTCCCGGCCAGTACTGCTCGGTGAGCACCTATCCTCAACCCGCGAGGGAGGTCTGGATGCAGTGCACCCAGGGCTGTGGCCGCAAGGGAGCGCCTGCGTGCCCCGAGGGGACTATCTGTGAAGATAACCAGTGCCTCGCGCGGTGTTCACCCGATGGCCGCTGTGACGAGGGCTTCAAGTGCACGGACCTCCCAGAAGGCCCCGCCGTCTGCACACTCGACATTCCCAGGTCTTCGCCGTAGAGCAGAAGGGCCTGGGCTCCCCGATATCGGCCGTGAGAAGCTGAGTCGATGGGGGTTCTCTTGATGCGCTGATCATGGATGTCACTCGTGCTCGCCCTGTGCACGGCCTGCCCGGAGACGTGGCGCGAAGGTGGACCATCGACCGGGCGATGGCGAAGGACATTCAGGAGGAGTTGCGCTCACTTGAAGCCGACGTGCGGCGCTGCCCATGCGGAGGTGTGCGGCGAGTGCTGACGTGCGTGACGTCCCGGGCGTCCGCCCAGGAGTGGCTGGCGCGGCTGGAGTCGCGCGGGCGGGCGGGCGCGGGCGCCCTCGCCAGGGGCGCCTGAAGCCGACTCTCCCGGCAGCCCTTCCCGGAGACGTGTCTGCAGGGGGCGCCTCTCGCCGGCGCATGCCCCCGCACGCCCGCACGCCCGGACGGCCGCGGAAGCGGCGCGGACGGTGCACTCCCGGCGTCCTGCCGGCGACTCGCGCGCCTCCCGGCGACTCACCCCTCGCCTGCGTTTCGTGGTTTGTTCTTCCTCACCGCTCACCGCTGACGTTCGCGCTGAACCACCTCGCTTGTTTCCAACTCACGACGTCGCTGCTCGACCTGCGGCGAAGGACGCCCGGCGCGCCCGCGACCGGGTCGAGCAGGCGCGCGAGGGCATCATCGACCGCCTCGCCGCCGTCCTCGACGACCGCGACCTCGAGGACTTCGAGCGCATCTCCGCCAAGATCCTGGCCGCCTTCGACGAGCCGTGCGACGAGGAGCCCTGATTCACGGGGTCACCGGCGGAGGTGAGGCGCGCGGCGCGCGAGTGGAGTGTCCGCGAAGTTCTTGGACATAGTCGTCCAAGGCCCAGCGCCCGGACTCCTGCGCCGGGAACAGTACGGGCTCCGCGACTATGTCCAACTATTTGCCGGACACTCCACTAGACTGCGGCCCGTGACCGCCGCGTCCCTGTCGTCTCCGCACTCCGAGCTGGGGCACTTTCTCCGGACCCGCCGGGCGCGGCTGCGGCCGTCCGATGTGGGGCTGACCGAGGGCGCGCGGCGGCGCACGCCGGGGCTGCGGCGCGAGGAGGTCGCGCAGCTCGCCGACGTGGGGGTGAGCTGGTACACGTGGCTCGAGCAGGGGCGCGACATCCATGTGTCCGAGCCGCTCCTCGAGCGGCTGGCGCAGGCGCTGCGGCTGACTCCGAGCGAGCGAGCGCACCTGTTTGCGCTCGCCCAGGGGCGGCCGGCGGCGAGCCCGCTGATCGCCCCGGCCGGCGTGAGCGAGGCGCTGCAGCGGGTGCTCGACGTGCACCCGTTCCCGGCGCTCGTGGCCACGATGCGCTGGGATTACCTCGCCTGGAACACGGCCGCGGTGAGGCTCTACGGAGATTTCTCAAAGCTCACGCCCGCGCTCCGCAACGGGCTCTGGAGACTGTTCACCGACCCGAACAGGCGCCGCATGATACCCGCCTGGGAGCAGATCGCGCGAGCCAGCGTGCAGCGCTTTCGCCTCGACGCGGCGCGCTCGGCCGACCGCTCGGCCTTCGACGAGCTGGCGGCCGCGCTGTCGCGGGTGAGCCCCGAGTTCACCCGCTGGTGGGGCGACCATGACGTGGTCGAGGTGGGCGAGGGCTCGAAGGAGCTGATCCATTCGGACGTGGGGCTCGTGCGCTTCGAGTACGTGACGCTCACGCAGGCGGAGCCCGACGGGCGCGTGCTTCGTGTCACGTTCTACTCACCGCAGGCTGGCGAGAGCGAGGAGCGCACGAGGCGACTCTTCGGGCCGATCACAAGGTGAACGGCGCGCCGGTCCAGTGCTCGCTCACCGCCCAGAGCCGATCGGGATAGATTTCGGGGTCCACCCTACCGAGGTCTCGGTCGCGAACGCGTCAACGTCGTCGAAGCCCACGAGGTCCGCGAGTACCGCGGGCTAAAGAAGCCCCAAGCAGCTACGCCTTCAGTCTGGTGGTGGCAGTCCCAGGATAAAACCTCCCTCTGGCAACCTTTCACGCCGGTCGTATCGTGAGCGCCGTGAGCAGGCCGACCGGGGCGTCCGGTGGCCTGCGTTGAGGAGAATTTCGCATGCGTTATAGACTGTTCGGCCGCACTGGCCTTTACGTCTCGGAACTCTGTTTCGGAGCGATGACATTCGGCGGGAAGGGCTTCTACGAGCCCATTGGTAAGACGGCCCAGGCCGAGGCCGACGAGCTCGTGTCAATCTCGCTCGAGAGCGGCATCAATTTCTTCGACACCGCTGACGTCTACTCCGAGGGCGAGTCCGAGAAGATCCTCGGCAAGGCCCTCGGCGCGCGCCGCAAAGACGTCGTGCTCGCCACGAAGGTGCGCGGCAAGGTCGGCACGGGTCCGAACCAGCAGGGCCTCTCCCGCGCTCACATCATGAGCGCCATCGAGGGCAGCCTGAAGCGCCTCGGGACCGACTGGGTCGATCTCTACCAGATTCACGGCTTCGACCCGGTGACCCCCTTCGACGAGACGCTGCGCGCCCTCGACGACGTTGTCCGTTCTGGCAAGGTGCGTTACGTCGGCTGCTCGAATCTCGCAGCATGGCAGCTCGCCAAGGCCAACGGCATCGCGGCGCGCCATGGTTGGGCTCGCTTCGAGTCATTGCAAGCCCACTACACGATCGCCACCCGCGATCTCGAACGCGAACTCGTGCCTCTACTGAACGACGCGCAGATGGGGCTCATGGTATGGAGCCCGCTCTCCGGGGGCCTGCTGTCCGGAAAGCATGGTCGTGACGGCAAAAGCCCTGACGGCTCGCGCCGAGCCAGCTTCGACTTCCCGCCCGTCAACAAGGAGCGCGCCTTCGACTGCATCGACGCGATGCGGAAGATTGGCGACGCCAAGGGCGCGAGCGTCGCATGCGTCGCGCTTGCGTGGCTGCTCGCAAAGCCCCACGTCTCCGCGATCATTGTCGGCGCGAAGAACGAGGAGCAGCTCAGGGACAACCTGAAGGCGAGCGACTTCGTGCTCGACCCCGCCGAGCTCGCCGAGCTCGACAAGGTGAGCGCACTGCCCGCCGAATACCCGGGCTGGATGATCGAGTTCCTACGCAACCAAGGCAGAGCGCCGAAGAACGCTCGCTAACGTCAACTGTTGCCGTCTGGCGAGCCCGCATGCCCGCATGTCGTTCACGCCGTGGGCGACCATGCGGGCTCGTCGGAGGCATTCAAGCGGTCAATGAGATAAAGGGCTTGTGCGTCGGCCCCGCGTGCGGCAGGAGAATCGTCAATGCAAAAGCGCAAACTTGGAGAACTCGAAGTCTCTGCCATGGGCTTGGGCTGCATGGGTATGAGCTTCTTTTATGGCTCGCCGCCCGACTCGACAGAGATGACACAGTTGCTGCGCGCTGCAGTCGATCGTGGCGTGACTTTCTTTGACACTGCCGAAGTCTACGGCCCATTCCTCAATGAGGAGTTACTCGGTTCGGCGCTAGCGCCTGTACGCAACCAAGTTGTGATCGCAACGAAGTTTGGTATCAAGCACGGCGAGCACGGGCCAAGCCCGCTCTCGGGCGTCGACAGCCGACCCGAACAGATCCGTCGAGTGACCGAAGCGTCGCTCAGGCGTCTTGGAACCGATTGCATCGACCTGCTTTACCAGCACCGTGTCGATCCGAACGTGCCTATCGAAGATGTAGCCGGGACAGTCAAAGACCTGATTACAGAGGGCAAGGTCAAGCACTTCGGTTTGTCAGAGGCCGGTGCAACGACCATTCGCCGCGCCCACGCCGTGCAACGTGTGACTGCGTTGCAGAGCGAATACTCGCTGTGGATGCGAGAGCACGAACTGGAAATCATTCCAACGCTTCAGGAGCTGGGTATTGGGTTTGTACCCTTCAGCCCGCTCGGCAAGGGTTTTCTTACTGGCAAAATGGACTTCACCACACCGTTGGCCGACAACGATCTACGCCGTCTGCTGCCCCGCTTTGCGCCCGAAGCCATGCGAGCCAACCAAGCGCTAGTCGACTTGCTCCAGCACATTGCTACCGCCAAACAGGCGACCCCGGCGCAAATCGCGCTTGCTTGGGTGCTGGCGCAGAAGCCGTGGTTTGTGCCGATCCCCGGCACCACCAAGCTGCATCGACTGGAAGAAAATCTGGGCGCTATCGACCTTGAGCTGACGTCTCGAGACCTGCAGAGCATCGAGGAAGCAGCCGCGCACATCCAGCTCCAAGGAGCGCGCGTCCCAGAGAGCCTGCAGTCCCAATTCGGCCGATAGAGCTACAGAGCTATCTGCCAGTCCATACCCTGCGATTGCCCACGTCGGAACCCCTCCGTTTGGTCCTTCTTTGGTCCCGAGGAGCCCGATTTGGTCCCCAAAAGCAAACCGCGCCCCCCTGCCAGCAGAGGGCGCGGCTCACAGCGGCCCGTCGATGGTGTCCGTCGATGGTGTCAAAGGACTCGTTCCGACATTTCGCCTCCTACGAATCGTCTGACACCTTCTTCGGGCTCAGGCGGGACCGGCGAAGTCCTCGCGGTAGCTGCCCTGCTCGATCTCCCTCAGCAGGGAGGTGTGCTTCGGGGTCCATCCGAGACCTCGCGCCCGCGTGGCGCGCACCCGGCTGTTGGACGCGCCGCTGTAGCGAGCCTCGGTCTCGCCGACGAGGGCGACCGCCTGGGCGATGGGAAACGAGACGGTGCGCCCTCCATACCCGAGCATGCGGCTGATGGCGGCGGCGATGTCCAGGAATCGCTCCTCGCCCGCTTCCGCGAAGAGGAAGTCTCCAGGCTTCGCCCGCTCGATGGCGAGCGCGTAGAGGTCCACCAGGTCGTCGATGTGGACGTTGGACCAGACGTTGAGTCCCCGGGCCAGATGCACGCCCGCGCTCTGGGTCCGCGCCATCTGGATCAGCGCGGGCACCTGGATGGAGTCGCGCTTCAAGCCCGTTCCCCGCCCGTAGATCATCGGTGGGCAGATGACGATGCCGCGCACCCCCCGCGCGGCCGAGTCCAGGACGAGCCGGTTGATGGCGACGCTCTCGGCCTTGACGGGCTCGGGGGTGAAGGGGGTGTCGTCCTCGAAGATGCGCTCGGAGACCTCCCCCTCACCGAACTCCGACACGATGGAGGAGCCACTCGTGTGCACGAGCGTCTTGTTCGTGCCGCTCAGACCCTCGAGGAGCGCCTCGACGGAGCCCCGGTGGTGCATGTTGGCCGCGTTGATGACGACGTCGGCCTGCCGGGCGCAGCGGCTCAGCAGGGCCCCGTTCTCGATGTCTCCCAGGATGGGTTGGATGCCCAGGGCGGCGACGCGCTCGCTGGCCGCCTGGGTGCGCACCAGTCCCGTGACCTGGTAGCCGTCGCGCAGCAGCCGCCGCGCCACCGAGCCACCGATGTAACCCGTCACTCCCATCACGAATGCACGCTTCATGTCTGAGTCCTCCGCGAGGTGATGGGAGGGGAATAGACTCCGGCGCTCGAACGCGGCAGGGGCGCTGGACACACAGGGCCTGTGCCTGGGAGGAAAAGCATCATGGACTCGTGGCCCGACCTTCTCGCCTTCGTCCACAGCGTGCGCGCGGGGAGTTTCAGCGCGGCGGCCCGGGACGCGGGAAAGACCCCCTCGGCGTTCAGCAAGCGCGTGGCCCGGTTGGAGGAGCAGTTGAAGTTGCGCCTCGTGGTCCGGGGCGCGGACGGCCTGCGCACGACACCCGAGGGCCAGGAGTTCTACCTGCGGCTCGAACGGGCGCTGGAGGATGTCCAGGAGGCCTGCACCCAGGTCACCCGCGCCCGCGCGCCTCGCGGACTGCTCCGGGTGAGCGCGCAGCCCGACGTGGGGCGGGACTGGCTCGCGCCCCGGTTGACGGGATTCGCGCGGCTCCATCCCCAGATAGAGCTGGAGCTGAGCCTGAGTGACAAGGTCGTGGACCTGCTGTCCGAGCATTTCGACGTGGCCCTCCGGGTGGGTCCCGTCGAGGACGGGCGGCTCACGCTCCGGCCGATCGGCCGCTTCCGCAACTGCCTGTGCGCCGCTCCCGCCTATCTCCGGGAGCGGGGCACGCCGCGCGACATGGGGGAGATGACCCGGCATGTCTGGCTGGGCTACCTGCGCGGCAACCGGCAGGAGGGCTGGAATCCCGTGACGAAGCAACGGCTCTCGATCCGGGCGCCCTACGCGGCCGACAGCAACGCGGTGCTGCGCCAGCTCGCGCTCGACGGCCTGGGCATCGCGAGGCTGCCGGAGTTCACCGTGCTCGAGGACTTGCGGCGGGGCGCCCTGGTGCGCCTGCCCGGGGATGCGCCCGATGACGAGGGTCTTCCCATCTCCTTCGTGTTCCCCCAGGGACGGCAGCTCGCCTCGCGGGTGAGGGTCTTCATGGACCACTTCGCCGAGGAGGCCCGCCGCTCCCTTCCCCAGTCGCGAGCGTCCGGCCGGTGAGGGGGGCGGACTCTTTTCTCGAGGGGCATGTCACACGCGGCCCGGCCTGCGTCGTCCTGGGGTTGTGCAGGCGATATCCCCTGCCGATGACCCAGGAGTCGCACCATGAAGGCCAGGATGAATCCGTACACGGTCTCGCCCGAGGCCCTGAAGCTGACGATCGACTACAACCAGAAGCTCGCGGAGCTCGGCTTGGAGCCGTCGCTCCAGGAGCCGAGAGGGTGTCAAAGAACTTGAGCAGCACGAGCTGGAGCGACACGCGGCGGGAAGGAGAAGGGCGGGAAGAGCGCCGAGAAGTCTCCTCGACTCCACCGGGCCGCCGCCTCTCGAAATGCCGCGACGAAGGCCCGGTACTGCTCGCGCAGCTCCTTCAACGCCTGCCGCGTGGAGGCATGCCACAACGGCCTCGGGCTCCTCTTGAGGTGCTCGGGCCGGGTATGCGGGTGTTGCGCCCTCACGGCACTTGCTCCCAACACGGGCGTGCCCCGGGATTGAGCCTCGGCTTCCACTTGCTCCACGAGCCCCCGCACCGCTCGCTGCCTCTCGTCCTCCTTCAGTCCTTGCCAGCACGGCAGGGGCGCTATTTCCAACTCCACCGGCTCGGCCCATGCCTGAGCGAAGCGTCCCTCTTCTGCCATGTCCTCGCTTCCGCGCTTGCTCCAGCGCCTGGTCCAGTTGAACCACCGGAACAGCCGCCGTGCGGGCCCCAACAGTTGCGGCAAGCACGTGAGACCCGGCCACTCGGCGCTCCTGTCCACCAGGCCCTCCTTCACCCCATGGGCCAGCACGTAGCGCAGCCGGCCCACCAGCGCGGTGTCGTCCAGCACCGGCTCCACGGAGTAGCGCCGCTCCCAGAAACCTCCACTCCAATCCACCAACTTCCCCACCTTCTTGGAGAGGTTGGCTCTCAGGTACTGCATGAAGCCGGCGAGCGCGGCCCCTCGTGCCCACACCAACAAGTGGAAGTGATTGGAGGCGAAGGTGAAGGCGTACAGCCGGATGGTGCCGGCACTCTGCTGGACGGCGCGGGCCAGCACGCCTCCCACTCCGCGCTGGGGCGCAGCAACAGCCGTCCCTGGAAGCACCTGGAGGTGACGAAGTAGTAGCCCTCCTCTTGGAACATCCTCAGCGGCCAGCCCATCCCCCTCCCCCTGCTTGCGTTCCGCCAGGCCGCATGCATCGTGCGCGCCAACTCGCAAGTCCGCGGAAGCATTTGAAGGGGGTGGGTTCAACCGTCCACGCCGAGTCTCGTTCTGGTTCGGGTCTCTCGTTTCAAATCCTTTGACACCTCCGGCGGCGGGCACCCGCGCAAGGCAGTTGCCCACGTCGCCAGCGTCGTGGCCGGCTACGCCCCGCCCGCCGTTCCCTCCGCTGGCCGCCCTATGCGCCACTCATAGGATTCCGTAGATTCGAACGCTTCAAGGCAGGAGCCCACACCCTGAGGTGCTACGTGATGCGTTGTTCACTGGTGCTGCTCTGCGTGGCCCTGATGGGGTGTGGCGGCGCTGCTCCAAGCGTCCGTCATACGCCGGATGAGCAGAGGCGCTGTGTCTATGTCCCGTCCCGTGACGAGGCGGCCGGAGCCTGGAAGAAGAAGGTGCCCTCCGCTCGCGCGGGTGTGCACGTGGTGCTTGGCTCGGCGACGGCGGGGGCTTCGCCCGTGGCTCCCCCTGCCCCAAGTCCGGCCCCTGCCCTGGAAGGGCTGTCGGGTGAGGGGTTGGGGAACGGCATTCCCCGGGGAGTGCTCCGTTTGGTGCCTGAAGCAGGCGCGGGCGCGGAGGTAGGGGCTGGCGGTGCCGCAGGGGAGACGGTGGTGGTGGGGGGAGCGTTCGTCGCAGCCGTGGGCAGTGGGTTGCTGGTCTGCTTGACGGCCCGTGCGGCCCTGGATGGGGAGAAGACCCCCATCGAGATTGCGGACGAGTATTACGGCACACACTTCGGAGACGTGAAGGGGTGGGTTCAAGGTCAATACCCGGCCCAGGTTCCTCCTCCTGGCGCAGCGCCCAGGTCGAAACCCGACGAGAGCACCGACAAGAGGCTGGGGCGCATCTATGTCACCTACACGAAACTCAATCAGATGACCCACCGCTACTACGCCGGGCGGACCAGCATGGTCGTCGATCTTGCTGAGCCTCTGCGAGTTCAGGCTGCACTGGCAGTTCTCCTTCGAGATCGGAATCACCACCTGGACGAGAATGCTGAACCGGCGGGCGCCATGTTCGACCTGGCGCGGACTGATCGATTCGATGTCG
Above is a window of Cystobacter fuscus DNA encoding:
- a CDS encoding aldo/keto reductase, which produces MRYRLFGRTGLYVSELCFGAMTFGGKGFYEPIGKTAQAEADELVSISLESGINFFDTADVYSEGESEKILGKALGARRKDVVLATKVRGKVGTGPNQQGLSRAHIMSAIEGSLKRLGTDWVDLYQIHGFDPVTPFDETLRALDDVVRSGKVRYVGCSNLAAWQLAKANGIAARHGWARFESLQAHYTIATRDLERELVPLLNDAQMGLMVWSPLSGGLLSGKHGRDGKSPDGSRRASFDFPPVNKERAFDCIDAMRKIGDAKGASVACVALAWLLAKPHVSAIIVGAKNEEQLRDNLKASDFVLDPAELAELDKVSALPAEYPGWMIEFLRNQGRAPKNAR
- a CDS encoding helix-turn-helix transcriptional regulator, with protein sequence MTAASLSSPHSELGHFLRTRRARLRPSDVGLTEGARRRTPGLRREEVAQLADVGVSWYTWLEQGRDIHVSEPLLERLAQALRLTPSERAHLFALAQGRPAASPLIAPAGVSEALQRVLDVHPFPALVATMRWDYLAWNTAAVRLYGDFSKLTPALRNGLWRLFTDPNRRRMIPAWEQIARASVQRFRLDAARSADRSAFDELAAALSRVSPEFTRWWGDHDVVEVGEGSKELIHSDVGLVRFEYVTLTQAEPDGRVLRVTFYSPQAGESEERTRRLFGPITR
- a CDS encoding LysR family transcriptional regulator; protein product: MDSWPDLLAFVHSVRAGSFSAAARDAGKTPSAFSKRVARLEEQLKLRLVVRGADGLRTTPEGQEFYLRLERALEDVQEACTQVTRARAPRGLLRVSAQPDVGRDWLAPRLTGFARLHPQIELELSLSDKVVDLLSEHFDVALRVGPVEDGRLTLRPIGRFRNCLCAAPAYLRERGTPRDMGEMTRHVWLGYLRGNRQEGWNPVTKQRLSIRAPYAADSNAVLRQLALDGLGIARLPEFTVLEDLRRGALVRLPGDAPDDEGLPISFVFPQGRQLASRVRVFMDHFAEEARRSLPQSRASGR
- a CDS encoding dihydrofolate reductase family protein; this translates as MGLLTFSINVTLDGCVDHQEGIADDETHAFFTRLMDEGGAMLWGRVTYEMMESYWPAVARGDEEAPPAMREWAVKLDAKPKYVVSSTRKDFPWTNSHHIVGDLRTGVQKLKDATPAGVLLGSGKLATELDRLDLIDEYKFLIHPRIVGHGPTLYQSGLPSTRRLELVSAKPLRGGAVAMHYRRAR
- a CDS encoding NAD-dependent epimerase/dehydratase family protein, whose translation is MKRAFVMGVTGYIGGSVARRLLRDGYQVTGLVRTQAASERVAALGIQPILGDIENGALLSRCARQADVVINAANMHHRGSVEALLEGLSGTNKTLVHTSGSSIVSEFGEGEVSERIFEDDTPFTPEPVKAESVAINRLVLDSAARGVRGIVICPPMIYGRGTGLKRDSIQVPALIQMARTQSAGVHLARGLNVWSNVHIDDLVDLYALAIERAKPGDFLFAEAGEERFLDIAAAISRMLGYGGRTVSFPIAQAVALVGETEARYSGASNSRVRATRARGLGWTPKHTSLLREIEQGSYREDFAGPA
- a CDS encoding IS66 family transposase, with product MTAPLPPQILPRALATPSLLAHILSDKFCDGLPFHRQECMA
- a CDS encoding aldo/keto reductase, which encodes MQKRKLGELEVSAMGLGCMGMSFFYGSPPDSTEMTQLLRAAVDRGVTFFDTAEVYGPFLNEELLGSALAPVRNQVVIATKFGIKHGEHGPSPLSGVDSRPEQIRRVTEASLRRLGTDCIDLLYQHRVDPNVPIEDVAGTVKDLITEGKVKHFGLSEAGATTIRRAHAVQRVTALQSEYSLWMREHELEIIPTLQELGIGFVPFSPLGKGFLTGKMDFTTPLADNDLRRLLPRFAPEAMRANQALVDLLQHIATAKQATPAQIALAWVLAQKPWFVPIPGTTKLHRLEENLGAIDLELTSRDLQSIEEAAAHIQLQGARVPESLQSQFGR